DNA sequence from the Cucurbita pepo subsp. pepo cultivar mu-cu-16 chromosome LG06, ASM280686v2, whole genome shotgun sequence genome:
ATTTCAACCGCCGCCGCAGTAATCTTAGCCaattccttcatcttcttcttatgTTTGATTTGGCCGATGCAGGAGACTTTGGGCGAAGTGGGCTCCGACGTTTCGAACCCCGAGTTCTTGGACTTGGATCGCGCTTCGCGTGGTATAATCGAGATCTTCATCGGACCGGAAAATCCTCGGGCGGCGACCGGCCGGTTTTCCCTTCCGGGACTGACCGGCGGGTTGTGGAAAGTGATGGCGGAGGCGGCTCTAGGTAGAAACttcatgattttgaattttgggttggattgtttGTCCATCATTTCTCTGCAAATTGAAATTCTTCCCAAtgtgattatatatatatatatatatatattaatgaaatgagTTGACATTAATTTAAGGATGAATTAAGAAAGGCTCCGTCGACGTTGGTTTGGTCAAACATCAGAGCTCTGACCAAGCAACCTTCTCCGGCTAACTTCACAAATTAGTGGATTTTTTGCTAAAACCATAATAATTACGATTATGAACAAATAAAGCgccaaacacaaaaaattaattagtttaaactAATTATGAAATTGGATTTAAAcgactaaatttatttttaactttttcagaatatattattataaatatgaaataaattctataatattctaaattgaATAAATCAACGCTAATTTCTAGTTTAATCCTTCAAGGCCAAAAATTTAGTTGAAggtttttgtcatttttgcagctaaattattcattttaaacaaattatttcgGGGTtccaaatttccttttttcccaTTTAATTCATGAAGAAGCCAAtattgaatgaaataaataacatgtttttattaattaaacaaattatttaatacgGGAGAATTAGTCCGTCTAcgacatttaaataaatgtatattgTGAGCGATGTAAAATGAAGTTCAATAATAGACGTCTCCTCAAATGTAAtagtatatttaatttaatttttttaaaaattagttctttttgtttataattaagatGGAAATTAGTGGTCATTTATGTGGGCTAAAtaccaaatatataataataagaggaGCAAATTCCAACATCGATATGCGGGCTAAACATCGACGTGGAGCTTAACTCAACGTGCTTCAATCCTTAAGTTAGGACGAGACACAAGTGATGTTGAGCTAAGCACGGTTTGATTGCATACTTTGTTGAGAGAGTGTATTCTActatttttacttttcctcGTATGGCATAGTCGGTAGATTCATACATAGGGTTAAAAGCGTCCGGAGAATAACCTTCCTAATTAATGAGActattttttcctcttttgagTTGTGCAATTCTTGTGGGTTTATAGTGTTTGTACCCGAGACGTGTCGAATTTATTAACCTTATaataattcttattattttaatactctgtcgaatttattttaagatatgataattaaaatggtGAACGGAGTTGAAATTGTCaatggaaaataatttaattttgatggggattattaaaaatgaaacgaTAAGATGATAACGTAGgcgtattttattatttaaagaaaaaaaaaaaaagaaaaatattagttCGAAATTATCAACGTTGGATTGTTAATTAAAGTCAAATGTGGTCCGTCGGCAATTATTGTAGTGAGGAAGAGTTGAGATGCCGGCCGAAACCCAATTTTGAACTCTCACCTCCATTATCTCACCTTCTAAGGAAAGCCATACTCCAAACCTTTAANATtgttattttggttattaaaccattaaaattatttaaaaaagaaaaagaaaaaagagcaaTATTTAGTTgagttattaatattatttttctctctttatatgtagttaaattaaataaactgTTTTTTCTCgttaaaaatagtaaatatatGTTAAATTTAAGGGTGAAAAGCAGAAAATTAATCCGAATTAAAAGTATTTCCTCCGGGAGAACTTATTTACATCAGCGTGACAGAATAACAGGCTTCGGCCCAAATAGTTTTCAAAAGAGGCCCATAAAACCGAAGCCCaatatgaaatattctttCGAGGAGGCCCAATGTCCTGGATGCTTCTCCTTAACGTCGTCTTCTGTCATTGCCTCGACGGAGAACTTGGCACTGAACGACAGACGTCCGATTGAATCAGGCATGGAGTTCGCTTCAGTTTAATCCGCAGTGGAGTGGAGGAACTGTATTAGCCTCTTCCTTTGGCTTCTTAGGGTAAGTTCGAACAATCAAGAAGAATTTTACGTTTTCCTCTAGCTTCTATTTTCATATAGTTCTGCTCAGAAATGAATTCCATAATCCCGATCTGTCTGTGATTTCTGCGCTCTGCTGTTTGAATTAGCtattcaacaaaatttggCTTGAAATTGATGGAGAATAATAGTTGTTGATTGCGTTGCAAGAACTCAGGACGATCTAAACCTTTGTATCTTCAGCGCCGAGAATTCTCAATTTATTTGTTCTAGAAATTCCTCCACATTGGATTCTGATCTTTTGAAGATGTTTAATACATTCGAATTCTTTCGTTACAACTAACAATGTAAAAGGTTGCACAGGAGGAGACCTCGCCATGGTTCTCGCACTTGATTTACAGGAATTTATTCTCCGGGCAAGAGTGTTGAAACTGTATAGGCAGGCTTTAAGAACTACTCGCAAAGCTCCTGTTCACGCTCGAGGTTAAGCTTTTGATCATGATCTTACATTGTTCTTTATGCATTTGAATTTTTCCCACCTTCTCCGTATCAACCAAGCTTAAATTGGATTAGGCGTCGTGTTTAGTCGATTGCCTGTTCTGCGTGCTTAAAGTTCTGAGAATGTGTGCTTTGAAACAGAAGAACTGAGGCATACGATCAGAcaagaaatggaaaacaacCGCAGCTGCAGTGATAGACAGAAGGTTAGATTTCTGCTCAGTGAAGGAATAGAGAGATTAAAGCGTTTAGATGAGATGTTGGATATGCAGGGCCATTCATAAAGAgagtttttaagttaaatgtttttcatcatcttcctcctcAATCACTAACTGTTCGCTATTGGGATGAAGGgtcgttttaaatttctgcTACTTTTgtattgtatgatgatgagagtGAAGTCCAATATTTGGTTAATGTTATGATCTTATCATAATTTTCCATCATCAAAGAGCTGTACGACATGAAATGTTGGTAAAACCATTTcttgtcctctttgtgctttTACTTTCGGctttcctcaaaatttttaaaactcctctgatagagagaggttttctcACCATTGTAAAGAAAGTTCCGTTACCCTCTTCcgtcgatgtgagatctcacacaatGATTATAACTTTCCTGTCTCGAAACGCTTTTACGAACGCAAATACATctttaaacataaaagaagCCAGTTATTCTATAGGGGCTACGAGTCAAATCCTCTCGAAAGTAAAAATTGTAACCTTTGATCGACAATAAAGTCCATGGAAGGATATAAAAATTGACTCACTTTTAGGATAATAACAATAGCTATATTTTTCAAAGGTCGATAGTTTGTTCAATGATTAgaactgaaaagaaaaaacaacaaataaatagagaCCAGAGGAAGAATATTATCATGCACTGATGAGCAGAAAAGTTCTTAGACGGACATTATTTTGTATTGTGACAATTTCTTATTGCATCCATCAATCTCGTATCTTTACACAGCAAacttacttttgtttttcctttttacaaCTGTAATCTAGTTCATCTTTGTTTCCACTGTCCCTTTTGAAATCATGTTCACGAACTCCTCGTAATTGATTTTTCCATCCTGAaagacattaaaaaagaaaataaggatCAAAATTTTTCAAGTTGCTAATCTATCAGAGATGTTGAAGAAAATTCAGGTGTAAAAAACAGGGGAAAGAGTACTACTCCATCGATATCGACATCGTTGATAATTTCATCAATGGTATCTTCATCTCCCATGCCATACTGAGTCATGGCCTGTCTGAGCTCATCTCTTGTGATAAATCTGAAAATTCAGCAGCAAAGCATAAGTAGCATTTTATCAATCAAACAGCTTTCCAATGCAAGAGGTTATGGATACTGCATTACGAACCCGCTTCCATCTCTGTCAAAGAACCGGAAAGCATTGtatatgttttcttctttatcaAGCCTATGTCGATGCATCGTTGCAGTAATAAACTCACCATAATCGATCGTCCCATTTTTGTCGACATCAGCCTGACCAAAGTAGAGGTTTAAGTTTTTCATGTATAAGCTAAAAGGCCATGCATGAACGTACTCAACCAGCTGAGAAAGTAAAAAGGGGAAAAGAGGGATTTGTGGTTCTTACTGCATCCATTAGTTGCTTTATTTCGTGTTCCGAAAGCCTTGAACCGAGCCTGGATAAACCTGTTTTCAGCTCATCAAATGTGATGGTACCACTTCTATCAGTGTCTATGTTCTTAAACATTTGTTTCAGACCCTTTAATTCTTCTTCTGAAAGGTTTTGTGCGATTACCTACCAACAACATTCAGCATATTTTTAGATCAATGCACTGAAATTCACTCATTTCTACATAGTAagggaaagtaaaaaaaaaaaaaaatgggggtAAATGTAGATGTAAATTATGTGAAGTACCTTAAGAGCAAGTTGTTTAAACTTGTTCATTGCTCTGAACTGCTTCATCCTAATGAGCACCGCGCTATCTATGGGCTTGCTAGAGGCCTCACCCTCGATCTTCAACCAAGGATGTTCTGAGTCATTAATGGGAGACTTAGAATGAGAACATTGGGCTATTCCAAGAAGCAATCAAGATCTTTATGAACTAGGGAAAAAAAGTGGTAGTTACCAAGCGCTTGGGCAGCGGTGATCCGCTTTCTTGGGTCCCTTGTCAGCATTTTAGAGACGAGATCCTTGGAAGAAGAGGATATGGAAGGCCATGGAGCGTCTTCCATTTTTAGGTTGCCTTTCAGAACTGCTTTCACTATCTCGTCTTCGGTCTCTGACGGAATTGGAACATCAAAATCAAGTCAGGCAGGCACAAAGACATGAAGGCTAGTTTTACCATCActaaacaaaatttggataagaatttaaatgttatacctaaaaaattaaatgattatgaaTTTGAAGTGAAGTATTGAACTTACGTCCCCAAAAGGGAGGCTCCCCACACAAGAGAATGTAAAGAATAACTCCAGCACTCCATATATCAATCTCCTTCCCGTAATTCCGCTGTAAAACCTCAGGGGCAATGTAATATGCACTTCCAACTATTTCTCTGTATACTTTGCCTGacaaatcattttcattccAACACAAACTGTTAGACAACCCTGAGAATCCCAAAATACCCATCAGCCCAAACACAAAcctaataaaagaaattcttCGCAATAGTTGATTTGATCGATTGGACTTTCTCTTCGTCGACTTGGTGAAGAGTGACTTTTAACGTTGCCTCAAAACAGAAATTCTAATTCGaataccatttttttattcaaaaagaCCTCCATTACCTTAAGAGAGCTCTCGATTCAAGTTCATACTGGACATACACACTGTTTCATTTCTAAACTAAATTCCATACGATTTCAAGGCTACAAAATTTTCAGTTAAACGATGCAAAGAAATGCATGGAGGTTAAAAGGAGAATTGGAAACTAACCGACCTTCTTCGATGAAAACCGAGAGTCCAAAATCGGTTGCCTTAATCGGCGAATCGTCGTCTTCGCTGACCATCAGGAAGTTCTCAGGCTTCAAGTCTCTGTGCATAACCCCCATAAAATGGCACGCGTGAACTACATTCAAAATCTGCTTACAAATCGACGCCGCTTCTCTCTCCGAGTAACTCTTCTTCTTGATAATCCGATCGAAAAGCTCTCCGCCGGAACACAGCTCCATAACCAGATGCAAATTACTCTTATCCTCATATGCGCCCTTAAACTCCACGATGTTCGGTTGGCCAGTCAAATGCTGTAGAATCAAAATCTCCCTTCTCACATCGTCGATATCCTTCTGtttcaccattttcttcctGGAAATCGTCTTGCAAGCGTATTTCCGACCGGTGGACCTCTCGGTGCAGAGATAAGTAATCCCGAACTGGCCTCGACCAAGCTCCTTGTGGAGTTCGTAGATTGTGGTTATGTTGACGTAGGGGCGGCCGGTGATCGGGCCAATCCGCGACGGCGGAACGGACTTGTAAGATGGAATCGATGGCGGCTTCGGCTGTGGCTTTGGCGGGTATTGAGATTGAGGTTTGGTTTGAGGGGGTGTGTCTGAGCCATAGGTGAAGGAGTCGATGGGAACGTCGCGGGTTCTGGTGAAACAGAGGCCCATGgcggaaaggagaaagaaatgcagaaaccttcttcttcaacctttGTGAATGGAGATGCAAAGGGAGGAAGATGATTATGAAGTGTTTTGGTGCACTTTATTCGGTGCTTTGCTTTGGCCTTTGGTTTGTTCTTCAGCATCATTCTCTTCCacttttttgttgtttccGGAAAATCAGAGAAAACACAGAGAAAGCGATTGGTTTCTTGAAAAGAGAATGGAACCCAAATTCACCAACCTTCCCTTCCTTCTTCCAACCTCTCTCTGTATCATCTTGTTCGGAATCACAATTTGGGTCACTTCTAGCTTACCTTCTCGATTATTTTACCCtccaatttattatttttattatttaggtaagaaatttatttggtaattaatgttagacgaacacgactctccacgatggtatgatattgttcactttggagcataaactctcatgctttaggcttcccgaagaggcctcataccaatggagttagtattcatcacttataaacccatgatcattccctaaattagccgatgtgggacttccatcatccaacaattaaTACCTTAAGTTGTGCTTCCACGTTCACATGTTTAATTACTTATATTAACAGTATTAAAAGAATGAGATACCACTTCAGCATATTTACTCGAATACCATAATATCATGCAATTTTTCTACTGCCataaaaatatctcatatTTGTCTCATTGAATAGTTACTCTcgattttaatcaaaatttaaaatatcgaTATCCACTACAATTGTACGAGAATGTTAAAGAATCTCAAGAAATGTGGACAAGCTAAGTCGAGAAGTTCTCGAGATAGCCGAGACAGGATGACTCCGGTTCTTGCTTCTAAGTCGAAAAATATCGACCAAACACAATAAGTTGCTATTGATTAAAACGAGTTGTAGAGCCTGGCTTATCTCACAACTTATATATACCCATCATCAAGGCATTATGACAAATCCATAATCattagaaaatggaaattagTAAATCCCTGGCTAAAATAATTTACAgatcaaattgttttcaagCTGCAGATTGTCCTTAAAAATTAGGAAgttgaaaaggaaataaagagCTAAAATAACAAAGCAATTTAATCTCAATTTGGTTTAAAAAGAGCAAGAGGTCACACCTTCATCAGCATCACCTCCCATGGAAGGGAGAGTCGTGGTTGCTCGTCTCGACGCACTTTGTATGCACCTCGAATCCACAATCCAGGCACTGATAAGCCCATCCACAACCCTGCTCGTCACACTCGCAGCATATGAACGGTCCTCCCCCATTTCCTTCAGACACCAAATTCAGCTCGTGTCTATGTCCGACGTGGCGCACCGACGTCGGGAGGTTTTTCGCCtcttcctccttttctttcaccAGCTCCTCCAATTTAGCTTCGGTGAATGGATAAGCATTTTCCCTGTACAAGTTTATTAGGTTTCTACCTTGTTTGGTGACTGTCTTGCCATTTGGACCTAAGATTATCAAACAAGGGATGCCTTGCACGTCAAAATGTTTGGCAAGGTTTTTAATCATTGGGTCTCCAAATGGCAATGCTAGCCACGGCATCGAACCGAAGTAAGAATTGAACGAGTCCTCGTCTCGATCACTCGACACAAAAACAATCTCGAAATCTTCGTTTTCTTTCGTTGCTACCATTTGCTTTATCTTGTCGTAGACAGCAATCAGCTTGGGCGTGAACATACCGGGAAGACACCATTTCGCCGAGAAGTAGAGCCCCACGGTCTTGCCTACTAATGAAACAACAGGGACCTGCACAATCAACATCCAATTAAAGCTATACCAAAAAaacttcttcttcctccgTGGATCACGTCTTCAGATCGAGTTGAAACCTTAGTATTTCCGAAGTAAAGATCCATCTACAAGCTACAATAACAAGGAATGTCTAGAATATTTACAGTATCCCCACGAAATTATGGGGCCCCTCCAATCACAAAATTCGTTACTTCCATTCATTAGTTGAGTCAAATCCAACTTCTATGTATCATGTGAAGCTAAAATTAACCATCAATAACAAAACTTTCAACTCTAGCATTGAATTCATCCAAGGACAAGATGAAATTTTTCATAGAGATCGAAAAGAAAGTGTAAACgcaacagctcaagtccactgctagcaaatattatccgctttggtccgttacgtatcgcaaggagaggtttccacatccctataaggagtgtttcgttcccctctccaaatgAAGTAgactctcacaatccacccctttgggggccTAACGTACTCACTAGCACACCTCCCAgtgtctaactttgataccattttgtaacaacccaaactcactggtaggagatattgtccgatttggctcgttacgtatggCCGTGAGTCTCACTGTTTTATAATGCATatattaggaagagatttctaaaggaatatttcgttcccctttccaaccaaagTGGGAATGATTAGAAATCTTGTGTAAAAGCAACAATCCTACTTGACTCGAAATCTAAGAGCAACTCAATTGACAAAGAGGAGATGGAATAAAGAAGATAGATGGTCAAATATCAAATCTTCAATTGAATCGTAAAAGCAGTGAGAGCTGAAGAAAGGGATCCCATCAATCACAAGACataacaagagagagagagagcatcAGCATGAAGGACAATGTTTGAGCTTACAGAAGGAATTGTTGAGTGTCGGGGTCCATCGGGCCAGAGAGACCGACATCCACAGACAGCAATTGTCCAAAATTATCAAAGGTTGGGATCCACGTGTACAGTCCTCAAGACATATCCATAGAACATTGATGACAAATGTGAGTGGCTGTGGGTTTACCATTAGGTAGTCATTATGATAAGTGGGTAACTTGAGAAAGAAAATCTATACcgtaataaaagaaaaattcccTCAAGGTCTCCTTTTGGTATCTATTCAAGGAAAATCTTACCATTTTCGAGACCTTGTCGGCAAACTAGACATGTTTGGAGAGAGAATCATTTTGAAACATATCTacaattaatcatttaaaatggtaaatcaaacattaaatctaagatatattttgaattgattttaaataattaagacatgttttgaaatttctctCGAACAGGTTAGATAGACCATCTCAAACATGTCCACAGACCAATTAGGTACTTTTAATAACGATAAGCTAGACGATTATAAAAGTGACAACTAGATTGTATCAtctatttgaattagattcgAAAGGGTTCGAACGGACCTGTTTCGGGATAGGATAACCCAAAAGATAATCTCTGTTGCCATTTGTGAGCAAAGTAGACAATGTCTgattctcttccttttctctaTCCTCATCCTTCAGCTGCTCCAATCTCTCCTTCGTAAAAGGAAATGCATCGACCCCATATCGGTAAACAACCTCCACTCCTTCATGCAACGTCGCCGTTTCATCTTTATTTTCACGCGGCTGCAATATAATCAGACACGGAATGCCTTCAATCTCGAATTTCCTGTTCAAAGCAATTTTGGTTTCCAAGTCGGAGAATGGAATCGCCGGCCACGGCATACTCGCACGGTACTCATTGAAGGCGTCGGAATCCTCGTCGGAGGACACATAAACCACTTCAAAATTCGACCCATTTTCTTGGAGCTCCTCGTAAGTTCGGACCAGAATCTTGTTGAAGCTCCGGCACGGCGGGTACCAGTTGGCAGAGAAGTAAAGGCCCAGGACCTTACCGTCGAGATTCGACACTTTGACCTGCAGCAACAAAAACAGACGCCGGAATTAGAATCGCCGCCGGCAAGTAGCGAATCTTATAGGAATTGGAAATGGGAATAAGTGTGTGTGAAAGCGATGTGGTACCAAAGATTACACGTAATGCAGATTCAAAAATAggagaaaattattaaattgtaGCCTCCACGTATGcaaatttcatgatttttgTTGAATAATAAATCACAATTATTTTGCGCCTCTAGaataatttctcaatttaattACATTCTGAGAAATTTCGTTCTGGATCTATAATGGGATGACAATTGTCCCTTCAGTTTATGAGTGTCACAAAAGGGGCATCATATTCGCTCCATCGCTGCCTTGCGAA
Encoded proteins:
- the LOC111796831 gene encoding calcium-dependent protein kinase 29, whose amino-acid sequence is MGLCFTRTRDVPIDSFTYGSDTPPQTKPQSQYPPKPQPKPPSIPSYKSVPPSRIGPITGRPYVNITTIYELHKELGRGQFGITYLCTERSTGRKYACKTISRKKMVKQKDIDDVRREILILQHLTGQPNIVEFKGAYEDKSNLHLVMELCSGGELFDRIIKKKSYSEREAASICKQILNVVHACHFMGVMHRDLKPENFLMVSEDDDSPIKATDFGLSVFIEEGKVYREIVGSAYYIAPEVLQRNYGKEIDIWSAGVILYILLCGEPPFWGQTEDEIVKAVLKGNLKMEDAPWPSISSSSKDLVSKMLTRDPRKRITAAQALEHPWLKIEGEASSKPIDSAVLIRMKQFRAMNKFKQLALKVIAQNLSEEELKGLKQMFKNIDTDRSGTITFDELKTGLSRLGSRLSEHEIKQLMDAADVDKNGTIDYGEFITATMHRHRLDKEENIYNAFRFFDRDGSGFITRDELRQAMTQYGMGDEDTIDEIINDVDIDGDGKINYEEFVNMISKGTVETKMN
- the LOC111796832 gene encoding probable nucleoredoxin 2, coding for MKDGNRALTNGGSYGSSRFSTLLASGDRDYLVSSTGAQVKVSNLDGKVLGLYFSANWYPPCRSFNKILVRTYEELQENGSNFEVVYVSSDEDSDAFNEYRASMPWPAIPFSDLETKIALNRKFEIEGIPCLIILQPRENKDETATLHEGVEVVYRYGVDAFPFTKERLEQLKDEDREKEENQTLSTLLTNGNRDYLLGYPIPKQVPVVSLVGKTVGLYFSAKWCLPGMFTPKLIAVYDKIKQMVATKENEDFEIVFVSSDRDEDSFNSYFGSMPWLALPFGDPMIKNLAKHFDVQGIPCLIILGPNGKTVTKQGRNLINLYRENAYPFTEAKLEELVKEKEEEAKNLPTSVRHVGHRHELNLVSEGNGGGPFICCECDEQGCGWAYQCLDCGFEVHTKCVETSNHDSPFHGR
- the LOC111796833 gene encoding uncharacterized protein LOC111796833, whose translation is MVLALDLQEFILRARVLKLYRQALRTTRKAPVHAREELRHTIRQEMENNRSCSDRQKVRFLLSEGIERLKRLDEMLDMQGHS